One window of Dendropsophus ebraccatus isolate aDenEbr1 chromosome 13, aDenEbr1.pat, whole genome shotgun sequence genomic DNA carries:
- the LOC138771315 gene encoding olfactory receptor 6N1-like — protein MAQRNKTMVEDFILLAFADLHRVQVFIFPCFLLTYITCIMGNLAIIVVVKLEPSLHKPMYFFISVFSTLEIMFVSVTVPKFLDILIAHHNTISFIGCFTQVYIFGSLGVTECYLLAVMVFDRHLAINNPLHYPTIMTHTACCGLAIFPWIIGFSILLVPVIFTAKLEFCGPNKIDHFFCDLAPIQSLACSDASISSMSTSIAGVVDIVLPFLIIIGFYVCIIMTVSKIKSKDGKQKAFSTCTSHLIVASLFYGTAMIVYVKPKGSNYDKYLSFMYTAITPTINPFIYTFRNRDVKTVFMSSINRVIKSM, from the coding sequence ATGGCACAGAGAAATAAAACCATGGTTGAAGATTTCATCTTATTGGCCTTTGCTGATTTGCATCGGGTTCAGGTTTTCATTTTCCCATGTTTTCTGTTGACCTACATCACATGTATTATGGGAAATCTTGCAATAATCGTTGTTGTTAAACTAGAACCTTCACTTCATAagccaatgtattttttcatcagTGTGTTCTCCACTTTGGAAATTATGTTTGTCTCGGTCACAGTTCCCaaatttttggacattttaattGCACATCACAACACAATATCCTTTATAGGTTGTTTTACTCAAGTTTATATTTTCGGCTCTTTGGGTGTCACTGAATGCTACCTACTTGCTGTGATGGTGTTTGATCGACATCTGGCTATTAATAACCCATTACATTACCCAACTATCATGACTCATACAGCTTGTTGTGGACTGGCTATATTTCCATGGATTATTGGATTCAGCATTCTTTTAGTACCAGTCATCTTTACAGCTAAGTTGGAATTCTGCGGTCCTAACAAAATAGACCACTTTTTTTGTGACTTGGCTCCAATACAAAGCTTGGCTTGCTCTGATGCTTCAATTAGCAGTATGTCAACAAGCATAGCGGGCGTTGTGGATATTGTTCTGCCTTTCCTCATAATCATAGGATTTTATGTGTGTATCATAATGACTGTTAGCAAGATCAAGAGTAAAGATGGGaaacagaaagccttctccacttGTACATCTCATCTTATTGTAGCCAGTCTCTTCTACGGTACTGCCATGATTGTGTATGTCAAGCCCAAAGGCAGCAATTATGACAAGTATCTCTCTTTCATGTACACAGCAATCACACCAACAATAAATCCTTTTATTTATACCTTTAGGAACAGAGATGTGAAGACAGTTTTCATGAGTTCAATAAACCGAGTCATAAAATCAATGTAA